A window of Lemur catta isolate mLemCat1 chromosome Y, mLemCat1.pri, whole genome shotgun sequence contains these coding sequences:
- the LOC123629092 gene encoding LOW QUALITY PROTEIN: ubiquitin-like modifier-activating enzyme 1 (The sequence of the model RefSeq protein was modified relative to this genomic sequence to represent the inferred CDS: substituted 1 base at 1 genomic stop codon) — MSRSLLSKKRRVSGPDSKLGSNCTPTXSVMFEVPSGPTYGMAQNSSEIYIDEGLYSRQLYVLGHEAMKHLQASSVLVSGLQGLGVEIAKNIILGGVKAVTLHDQGTAQWADLSSQFYLREEDIGKNRAEVSQPRLAELNSYVPVSTYTGPLVAEFLSAFQVVVLTNSPLEDQLQVGEFCHSRGIKLVVADTRGLFGQLFCDFGEEMILVDANGEQPLSAMVAMVTKDNPGVVICLDEARHGFESGDFVSFTEVQGMSELNGTHPIEIKVLDPYTFSICDTSSFSDYICGGIVSQVRVSKKISFKSLLASLSEPDFVITDFAKYSRPAQLHIGFQALHQFCTQHSRPPRPHNEEDATELVVLAQAVNAQSLPAVKQDNLDEDLIWKLAYVAAGDLAPINAFIGGLAAQEVMKACSGKFMPIMQWLYFDALECLPEDKVAFMEDRCLPRQNRYDGQVAVFGSDLQEKLGKQKYFLVGAGAIGCELLKNFAMIGLGCGDGGEITVTDMDTIEKSNLNRQFLFRPWDVTKSKSDTAAAAVRQINPRINVVSHWNRVGADTECIYDDDFFQNLDGVANALDNVIARLYMDCRCVYYRKPLLESGTLGTKGNVQVVIPFLTDSYSSSQDPPEKSIPICTLKNFPNAIEHTLQWARDEFEGLFKQPAENVNQYLTDPKFVERTLRLPGTQPWEVVKAVQRSLVLQRPESWADCVTWAFYHWHTQYTDNIRQLLHNFPPHQLTSSGVPFWSRPKRCPHPLTFDVNNPLHLDYVMAAANLFAQMYGLTGSQDRAAVSTLLQSVQVPEFIPKSGVQSRVSDQELQSTGASVDDTRLEELKAVLPSPDKLTGFKMYPIDFEKDDDSNFHMDFIMAASNLRAENYDIAPADRHKSKLIAGKIIPAIVTTTAAVVGLTCLELYKVVQGHQQLESYKNSFINLALPSFSFSEPLAPPHHEYHDQEWTLWDRFDVQGLQPNGEEMTLKQFLDYFKAEHKLEITMLSQGVSMLYSFFMPATKLKERLDQPMTEIVSRVSRKKLGRHVRSLVLELCCNDESGEDVEVPYVRYIIR, encoded by the exons ATGTCCAGGTCACTGTTGTCCAAGAAACGTCGTGTGTCTGGGCCTGACTCAAAGCTGGGTTCTAACTGCACCCCTACCTAGTCTGTGATGTTCGAAGTGCCCTCGGGACCAACCTAC GGAATGGCCCAAAACAGCagtgaaatatatatagatgAAGGTCTTTACTCTCGCCAGCT GTATGTGCTGGGTCATGAGGCAATGAAGCATCTCCAGGCATCCAGTGTGCTCGTGTcaggcctgcagggcctgggtgtGGAGATAGCCAAGAACATCATCCTTGGTGGGGTCAAGGCTGTCACCCTGCATGACCAGGGCACGGCCCAGTGGGCTGACCTCTCCTCCCAG TTCTACCTACGGGAGGAGGATATTGGTAAAAACCGAGCTGAAGTATCCCAGCCCCGCCTTGCTGAGCTCAACAGCTATGTGCCTGTCAGCACCTACACTGGACCTCTGGTTGCGGAGTTTCTTAGTGCTTTCCAG GTCGTGGTCCTTACCAATAGTCCCTTAGAGGACCAGCTGCAGGTGGGTGAGTTCTGTCATAGCCGTGGAATCAAGCTAGTGGTGGCAGACACTCGGGGCCTTTTTGG GCAACTGTTCTGTGACTTTGGAGAGGAAATGATTCTCGTAGATGCCAATGGGGAGCAGCCACTCAGTGCTATGGTTGCTATGGTCACCAAG GACAACCCTGGTGTTGTCATCTGCCTGGATGAGGCCCGACATGGATTTGAGAGCGGCGACTTTGTCTCCTTCACGGAAGTCCAGGGCATGAGTGAACTCAATGGCACCCATCCCATAGAGATCAAAGTCTTAG ATCCCTACACCTTTAGTAtctgtgatacctccagcttctCTGACTATATCTGTGGTGGCATCGTTAGTCAGGTCAGAGTATCTAAGAAGATTAGTTTT AAATCCTTACTGGCTTCACTGTCAGAACCAGACTTTGTGATAACAGACTTTGCTAAGTATTCTCGCCCTGCTCAGCTGCACATTGGCTTCCAGGCCCTGCACCAGTTCTGTACTCAACATAGCCGGCCACCTCGGCCCCACAATGAG GAGGATGCAACAGAACTGGTGGTCCTAGCACAGGCTGTGAATGCTCAATCCCTGCCAGCAGTGAAGCAAGATAACCTGGATGAGGACCTCATCTGGAAGCTGGCATACGTGGCTGCTGGGGATCTGGCACCCATAAATGCCTTCATTGGGGGTCTGGCTGCCCAGGAAGTCATGAAG GCCTGCTCTGGAAAGTTTATGCCCATTATGCAGTGGCTATACTTTGATGCCCTTGAATGTCTACCTGAGGACAAAGTGGCCTTCATGGAAGACAGGTGCCTTCCG CGCCAGAACCGTTACGATGGGCAGGTGGCTGTATTTGGCTCAGACCTACAGGAGAAGCTGGGCAAGCAGAAGTACTTCTTG GTGGGTGCAGGGGCCATCGGCTGTGAGCTACTCAAGAACTTTGCGATGATTGGGCTAGGCTGTGGGGATGGTGGGGAAATCACAGTTACAGACATGGACACCATTGAGAAGTCCAATCTGAACCGACAGTTTCTTTTCCGGCCCTGGGATGTCACG AAATCAAAGTCTGACACAGCTGCTGCAGCTGTGCGTCAGATAAATCCACGTATCAACGTGGTGAGCCACTGGAACCGTGTGGGCGCTGACACAGAATGTATCTATGATGATGACTTCTTCCAAAATCTGGATGGTGTGGCCAATGCCCTGGACAACGTCATTGCCC GCTTGTATATGGACTGCCGCTGCGTATACTACCGTAAACCTCTGCTGGAGTCAGGCACACTGGGCACGAAGGGCAACGTGCAGGTGGTTATTCCTTTCCTGACAGACTCTTACAGCTCCAGCCAGGACCCACCTGAGAAGTCCATTCCCATCTGCACATTGAAGAACTTCCCAAATGCTATCGAGCACACCCTGCAG TGGGCTCGGGATGAGTTTGAAGGCCTCTTCAAGCAGCCCGCAGAAAACGTCAACCAGTACCTCAC AGACCCCAAGTTTGTGGAGCGGACACTGCGGCTGCCAGGTACCCAGCCATGGGAGGTGGTGAAGGCCGTGCAGCGCAGCCTGGTGCTACAGCGACCAGAGAGCTGGGctgactgtgtgacctgggcTTTCTACCACTGGCACACCCAGTACACTGACAACATCCGGCAGCTGCTGCACAACTTTCCCCCTCACCAG ctcACAAGCTCGGGAGTTCCATTCTGGTCTAGGCCAAAACGCTGTCCACACCCACTCACCTTTGATGTCAACAAT CCCCTGCATCTCGACTATGTGATGGCTGCTGCCAACCTGTTTGCCCAGATGTATGGGCTGACAGGCTCTCAGGACCGAGCTGCTGTGTCCACACTACTGCAATCTGTGCAGGTCCCTGAGTTCATCCCGAAGTCTGGTGTCCAGAGCCGTGTTTCTGACCAGGAGCTGCAGAGCACTGGTGCCTCTGTTG ATGACACCCGCCTAGAAGAGCTCAAGGCCGTGCTTCCCAGTCCAGACAAACTCACTGGGTTCAAGATGTATCCCATTGACTTTGAGAAG GATGATGACAGCAACTTCCATATGGATTTCATTATGGCAGCATCTAACCTCCGGGCAGAGAATTATGACATTGCCCCTGCAGACCGCCATAAG AGCAAGCTGATTGCAGGGAAGATCATCCCAGCCATTGTGACAACGACAGCAGCTGTAGTTGGCCTCACGTGTCTGGAGCTGTATAAGGTGGTACAAGGACACCAACAGCTTGAGTCTTACAAGAACAGCTTCATCAACTTGGCCCTGCCCTCCTTCAGCTTCTCTGAGCCACTTGCTCCACCCCATCACGAG TACCATGACCAAGAGTGGACATTGTGGGATCGCTTTGATGTGCAGGGACTGCAACCTAATGGGGAGGAGATGACCCTCAAGCAGTTCCTAGACTACTTTAAA GCAGAGCACAAATTGGAGATCACCATGCTGTCACAGGGTGTGTCTATGCTGTATTCCTTCTTCATGCCAGCTACCAAACTTAAGGAACGTTTGGATCAGCC GATGACAGAGATTGTGAGCCGTGTGTCAAGGAAGAAACTGGGCCGCCATGTGCGGTCCCTTGTGCTTGAGCTGTGTTGCAATGATGAGAGTGGTGAAGACGTCGAGGTTCCTTATGTACGATACATCATCCGCTGA